In Cervus elaphus chromosome 5, mCerEla1.1, whole genome shotgun sequence, the following proteins share a genomic window:
- the LOC122694629 gene encoding transcription initiation factor TFIID subunit 13-like: MADEEENPTFEEENEEIGGGAEGEQSKRKRVFSKELRCMMYGFGDDQNPYTESVDILEDLVIEFITKMTHKAKSIGGSHGRVQVEDIIFLIRKEPRKFARVKDLLTMNDDLKRARKAFDEANYGS; this comes from the coding sequence ATGGCAGATGAAGAAGAGAATCCCACCtttgaggaagaaaatgaagaaattggaGGAGGCGCAGAAGGTGAACAGAGTAAAAGAAAGAGAGTTTTTTCTAAAGAATTAAGGTGTATGATGTATGGGTTTGGAGATGACCAGAATCCTTATACTGAATCAGTAGATATTCTTGAAGACCTTGTCATAGAGTTCATCACCAAAATGACTCATAAGGCAAAGTCAATTGGAGGAAGTCATGGTCGGGTACAAGTTGAAGATATCATCTTCTTGATTCGAAAGGAGCCAAGAAAGTTTGCTAGGGTTAAAGACTTGCTTACTATGAATGATGATTTGAAACGCGctagaaaagcatttgatgaaGCAAACTATGGATCTTGA